The following proteins are co-located in the Solanum pennellii chromosome 1, SPENNV200 genome:
- the LOC107029794 gene encoding feruloyl CoA ortho-hydroxylase 2-like has translation MAPTLATFSIDSNTWDVKSFVVNEGHGVKGLADMSIQTLPKQYIQPLEERITSSDVVVDEEQCIPVIDLSNLNDTEVDNMICNAAEKWGFFQIVNHGIPIKVFENVKDATHRFFALPAQEKNNYSKDYSCTNNVRFGTSFTPQAEKALEWKDYLSLFYVSDEEASALWPPACRDEAIEFMKKTELVIKRLMESLMRGLNVKEIDEERESLLMGSKRINLNYYPKCPNPELTVGVGRHSDVSTLTILLQDNIGGLYVKKLGNETWLPVPPISGALVINIGDALQILSNGRYKSIEHRVIANGSNNRVSVPIFVNPKPNDVIGPLQEVLESGEKAVYKQVLYSDYVKHFFRKAHDGKDTVDFAKI, from the exons ATGGCTCCAACATTGGCAACATTCTCTATTGATTCCAACACATGGGATGTCAAAAGTTTTGTTGTAAATGAAGGGCATGGAGTGAAAGGTCTTGCAGACATGAGCATTCAAACACTTCCTAAACAATACATTCAACCTCTTGAAGAACGAATAACTTCGAGTGATGTGGTGGTGGATGAAGAACAATGTATACCAGTCATTGATCTATCAAATTTGAACGATACGGAAGTGGACAACATGATATGTAATGCAGCAGAGAAATGGGGTTTTTTCCAGATTGTTAATCATGGAATTCCAATAAAAGTTTTTGAGAATGTTAAAGATGCTACTCATAGGTTCTTTGCGTTGCCTGCTCAAGAAAAGAACAACTACTCAAAAGACTATTCTTGTACAAATAATGTTCGTTTTGGGACAAGCTTTACTCCTCAAGCTGAAAAGGCATTAGAGTGGAAAGATTACCTTAGCCTCTTTTATGTTTCTGATGAAGAAGCATCTGCACTTTGGCCTCCTGCTTGCAG GGATGAAGCAATTGAGTTCATGAAAAAGACTGAGCTTGTGATCAAAAGACTGATGGAATCACTAATGAGAGGACTAAATGTGAAGGAAATTGATGAAGAGAGGGAATCACTTCTAATGGGCTCCAAAAGGATCAACCTTAACTACTATCCTAAATGTCCAAACCCCGAACTTACTGTCGGGGTTGGACGTCACTCTGATGTCTCAACATTAACCATTTTGCTTCAAGACAATATTGGAGGTCTTTATGTGAAAAAACTAGGCAATGAAACTTGGCTTCCTGTCCCACCAATAAGTGGAGCGCTTGTGATTAACATTGGTGATGCACTTCAAATCCTGAGCAATGGTCGATACAAGAGTATCGAGCATCGTGTTATTGCCAATGGAAGCAATAACAGAGTTTCAGTTCCAATATTTGTGAACCCTAAGCCTAATGATGTTATTGGTCCCTTACAAGAAGTGTTAGAAAGTGGTGAGAAGGCAGTGTATAAGCAGGTTCTTTATTCGGATTATGTCAAGCATTTCTTCAGAAAAGCTCATGATGGGAAGGACACTGTTGATTTTGCAAAGATATAA